The genomic stretch GTAGCTCGCCCGTAATCACGCTGCGGAGCATAGTGCAGGCCAGTCACAACAGACGGGTTGTTCCCGGCCCTGCCGGTCCCGCCTTGCTTGCCGCTCCTCGGTTCAGGCGGGCTTAAGATCCTTTCATTCGCACCAGGCATGGTCGGCATCTCCTCATGTGGCATGAGCAGCCGCGCCGGACCGGACGCCTGGATCAATTCGCGTTCGCGTGCGAGCATTCCGGTGACCTTCCCCCTGCTTGGTTGTCGTATCCGCACTCGCCTTGGCGAGCTTGACCGCTTCGTCCTGATCGCTGTCCTTGCCGCGGTGCTTTCCAACCGTCTAAGCCCCCCTCTTCTGCGGCTGGGAGCGCGCGGGCGGCGCCGGTCGGGACCGGCCGAAGAGCCGCAGCCCGGCCGGCGGACCGACCAGCGCGCGATGCGGGCCGCGAAGCGGGCCGCCTTGATGATGTGTAGAGAAGTTGCTTTCTGATCTTGCTTGATGACAGTTCGTTGCTGGTTCAGCCGTCATGCCGGTAGGGCTGGCTGGTGTCCCATACGCGTTTGAAGCAGGTGAGGTATGTCCTTGCTGGGCCGTGGGCGTCGGTGTGGTGGAGGTGCATGACGGGGGCGTCGGCTGCTGGGGTTGCGTAGGCGTGTGTGTTGACGAGGAGGTCGTCGTCGGCTCGGTAGATCGAGCTGTAGAGCACGGTGTGGTGTAGCCGGATCTCGATGCCTTCGTCGGCCATGAGGGGGCGGTAGAGGGCGAGTGCGTTGCGGATTCGTGCGGACATGACGTCGGGGCCGATGCCTTCGTCGGTTCCTCGGGTGGCCACCTCGGGGCTGGTGGGGTCGCCAAGGAGGATACGGACGTTGACGCCCACGCTGGCGCGGTCGGCGAGGATGTGGAGAAGTCCGGGGTCCTCGGCGATGAACAGAGCGCTATAAGCCAGGATGCCTATGTTCTCGTTGGCGCTCTGGAAGAGGTCGCGCCAGACGGGGTGTGGGACGGCCCAGCGGTGTGGGTAGACGGCTTGGACCTCGGTGGAGAGGGCTCGCTGTCGTGGGGCGACTTGGGGCCAGAGGTCTGCTTCGTCGACGTGGAGGAGGTCGGCGACGGCCCAGCGGTGGCGTGGGTAGGGGATGCGGCCTTTGAGCCAGCGGTGGACGGTTTTGGGGTCGACGGCGAGTGCTGCGGCGAGGTCTGTTGGCTGGAGGCGGGCGGTGGCCAGGGCGTGGCGGAGGTTGTCGTTCATGAGGGTCGCCTGCTCCTCTCGGAAGCCGTCCTTGCCTGGGACGTTAACACGAGACGTCCCTAGACGTCCCTGGGTTGCGGTGTTCCGGCCCCCTGCTGTGGAGCGACGCTCGAACGCGAACAGAGACCGGACGTATCCGCAGTCAGGAGAGTGAGCATGCGGACGAGTCAGAGCGTCAAGGAGCAGCAGAGGGCGTACGCGCAGCGGTTGCTGACCGCGCTGCGCGAGGAACTGGCCCTGCGTGACGTCCCGGCGGTGCTGGTGGTGGCCGAGGACGGGCGGCCGGCTCTCGATGTGACCGACAGCCGGTGCAGGATGCGGCGGGTGTTCGTGCAGCTGCCGTTCTGCTGGTTCTACTGGGGCGACCAGAGCGACGAGCGGGTGTCGTTCCTGAAGATGCCGATAGCGGTGGACCGGATCGAGCAGGCCGCGCGGGAAGGGTGGCACGAGGGCGAGCAGGGCGAGCTCAGCATCGACCTGGACAAGATCGTCGATGCCTACCGCGGCTGATCCGGTGGCCGCCGGAAAGTGGCTGACTGGAGGCCGGGTCTACACCCAGATCGCGGACCGGCTCCGCGAGCAGATCGCCACGGGAGCGTTCCGGCCGGGCGAGGCGCTGCCGTCTGAAGCGGCGCTGTGCGAGAAGTTCGGAGTGGCGCGCAACACCGTACGGCGTGGCCTGGCGCTCCTGGAAGGCGAAGGGCTGGTCAGGACCGTTCCCTCTAAGGGGCGGATCGTGACCGTGGCCGGCGGGCAGGCCGCCCCGTATCGCTATCAGGTGATCGCCGCCGAGCTGCGTGCCCGGATCGAGGACGGGCAGTTGCCGCCCGGCGGGGCGCTGCCGAGCGAGGCTGACCTGCGGCGGCATTACGCCGCCTCGCGTAACACGGTGCGGCAGGCGCTTGCCGTGCTGGAGCGTGACGGCCTGGTCGTGGCCGAGCATGGGCGGGGCCGGTTTGTAAGCCGTTCCGAGTGAGACGTCTTGAGACGTCCCGCCTTGCCCTCTAGATCCGGCCAGGCCCGGCACGCCTATCGTGAGCGATGTGGGACAAGCTGAATGGGCGCGCGACCTGGCCGAAAACCTCCTAGCCGAGACCCTGCCACGACGGTGGGCGCACACACAGGGCGTCGCGCAGAGGGCCGCGTCGTTGGCTCCGATCCTCGGCGAGGAGACCGACACCCTGATCGCGGCCGCGTATCTCCACGACGTCGGCTATGCCCCTGATCTGGTCGACACCGGGTTCCATCCACTGGATGGCGCCCGCTACCTGCGCGATGTCGCCAAGGCCGATGACACGCTGTGCCGCCTGGTCGCGCACCACTCGTGCGCGGTGAACGAGGCGCTGGAACGCAAGCTCTTCGATGCGCTTACGGCCGAGTTCGACGAGGAACGCCCAGAACTGGTGGAGGCGCTGACCTACTGCGACATGACCACCGATCCCGATGGCACCCATCTCGACGTCACCTAGCGCCTTGCCGAGATCCACACACGCTACGGTCCCGAGCATCTCGTCTCGCGGTCGATCACGGCGTCGACGCCGTGCATCCTGGCCGCGGTCCGTGCCGTAGAGGCGGCGTTGAGCGCTCGGACATGATGGCCTGATGCGCCTGCCGATTCCGCCGGATGATCAGATGATGGCGCTCGCCAAGCGCTATGTCAGCCCCGGCATGGGCAATGTCCGCCGCTACCTCAAGCTGCTGCACGGAAACTTCCTCACACTGCCGACGCCGGCGTTCCTCTGGTTCGCCCGGTCGCTGGCCAGGGATGCGCGGAACATCGCGGACGACGATCTGCGGGTCCTGCTGGACAGCGAGTGGCGGGCCCGGCTGACGGCGGCCTGGTTGATCGGCATGGACCGGCGCACACAGTTCCGCGAGGAGCTCGGCGAACTGCTCTTGGAGAGCGAACTCCTCTACGCCGGCCAGGGGTACTGCTTCGCGCTGGCCCGCTTCGGTGAAGAGCGCGACGCGGAGATCCTCACGGCGTACCTGGATCGCTGGCTGCCGGAGACGTCCTGGCCCTACAACCAGGACGATGCGATGGGGGCTCTCCTCTACCTGGACGAGTTGCACTCGGCAGAGCGCTCAGCTCGCTTCCTCATCCCCGGCGGCCTGTGGCAGAGCTCGGCCGTGGCGGACGTAGACCCTGCCGGCCAGAAGGAATACATAGGCCTGATCTGCGAGTTCGCTGCAAGCTGTATGAGCGGTAACCTCGCTCGCTGGCTTCCGAAGAGACGGCACGCCCAATGATCTAGCCGGTCTTGCTGGCCAGCAGGAACACCCTCGGAAAACCGCGCCTTGCATCCTGATCGCCAGAAAACACCAGCCGGGCCGTCTCGATGATGCTCCGCTCACGGAGCATGCCGGAAATCATGTCGGTAGACCATCGGTAGGCCAGCGCAACGACGTGGTCGTACGACTCGGCCACCTGGGGCGACGGCTCGTCAGTCGCCGAGAAGGAAAGCAACACATGCCCGCCCGGTGCAAGCACGCGGCTGAACTCGTCGAACAACTCGTGCACCCGCTCAGGCGGGGTGTGGATGATCGAGTAGTGGCTGAAGACGCCACCGACACTGCCGTCCGCAAGCTCCAGGGCGAACATGGAGCCGACCTCGAACCGGATGCCGGGATGCTCCTGGCGGGCCTGTTCGACCATCCCCGGCGCCAGGTCGATGCCCAACACGGGAAGTCCCCGCGCGTGGAGGTAGGCCGTGTAGTGTCCTGGCCCGCACCCGAGATCAGCGATGGGCCCGGCGTCCGTCGCCTTCACCAGATCGGCGAAGGTGTCGATGAGGGCTCGGTCCAGCGGCTGGTCCGCCAGGGGATCGCGGAAGAGCGCGCTGTACTCCGCCGCCCTCGCGTCGTAGGCGCTGCGAGTCGTTTCAAGGAAGCCGGCTGCGGTCACAGTCGATCAAAGTACCCGACCCGGGCTGGCGTTCAGCCGATGTACGGCAGGCCGGTTCCGGTCAGGTAGTGCTCGATCCGCATCTGCATTGACCGGTCCATCTGAAGCTCTGCCACCTGGTCGCGCGGGATCCAACGCACCTCGCGGGACTCGTCGCTGGGGGTTGGCTCACCGTGGACGGCTCGGGCGGTGAGGAGGATGGAGAACTCTTGGCGGGCCTCGCCGTTGCTGGTGTAGAGGATGACGTGGCGGGGGTCGCTGTAGGTGCCGACGAGACCGGTGATCTCGCAGGTGATGCCGGTCTCTTCGAGGGTTTCGCGGACGGCTGCCGCTGGGATGGACTCGCCCAGGTCGATGGCTCCGCCGGGGACAGCCCAGTTGTCGTTGTCGGTGCGGCGGATCATCAGCAGGTCGCCGACCTGGTTAGTGACGATGACGTTGACGGACGGCACCAGGCTGTTGGGTTCGGGCGCGTCGGGGTCGTCGTAGAAGTCGATCCGCTGGCCCATGGGTCAGGACTCTACCGGGGCAGCGCCGGCCCAGACGCGTTCGAAGCTGTCGATGTAAGTGGCCACGATGTCGCCGCCGTGGACCTTGCGCAGGTGCAGCACCGGGGCGTTGCCGGCGGGCGTGCCGTAGACGTGGGTGTTGACGAGGAGTTGGTCATCCGCGCGGTAGATCGAGTTGTACAGCACGGTGTCGTGGAGCCGGATCTCGACGTTGTCGCGCCCGCGTAGGGGGCGGTAGAGGACGAGGACGTTGCGGATTTTGCGCCCATGCCGTCGTCGATGCCCTCGTCGGCTCCTCGCCGGGCTACCTCGGCGCAGTCGGGGTCGCCGAGGAGGATCCGTACCCGTACGCCTGCGTCGGCTTGTCGCCGAGCAGGCGCACCATGCCCGCGTCGTCGGCGAGGAACAGGCCGCTGTAGACGAGGATGCCGATCTCCTGGGACGCCTCGGCGAACAGACGTCCCCAGGTGTCCCGGGGGACCGCCCAGCGGTGCGGGTACACGTGGACGATCTCGCTCTCGGACGCTGAGGCGACCTGTTCGCGGGTGAGGGCTTCCGGCCACAGGTACGACTCGTCCACACCCAGGTACGAAGCCGTGGCAAAACGGTGCCTTCGGTACGGCTGGCGGCCCTGGGTGATCCAGCGTTCGGCGGTCTTGGGATCGACCTGGATCGCCTCCGCCAGCTCGACGACGGACACGCCTTTTTGGAGAAGCGCCGCGCGTAGCCGTTCGTTGCCCATCTCACCTGCCCAGTGGGACGTCCGGGGACCTGGCCATCGTAGGCCGGACGTCTTGAACATGTCCCGTCGTGTAGTGATCTCGTCCTGACTCTGCGTCGCATCCTCGGTTGCACAACGCCACAACGGCCCTGAACTGAAGGAGGAGATGCCCAATGACCATCGAGATCACATTCCTGGACGAGACGCCCTCGTGCGAGTGCGGCAACGCGCTGGCCGAGGGGCAGCTGCGCTGCTCCAAGTGCCTGGCGCGGGACCGGTGGGCGCGCAAGGAGCGGGCCAGGAACCGGCGTGAGCGGCGGCGGGCCGAGACGCGTCGTCCGCCGCGCGGCCCCCGTACCGCCGCCGTGGCGGGGGTGAGCTGGGCATGAGCTGGCTTCCACTGATCATCGCCGCCCTGCTGGGCGTGACGCTGCTCGTTGGCTACGCCATGGTCCTGGTCGGCATCCGCCGGGAGGACAAGGCGCTGAGCCTGCGGCAGCGGCCGAACGGCGCGTCGGCGTCGCTGGCGCGGAAGGTCACCGGCTGCTACGCCCGGAACGGCGTGTCGTGGACGTAGCGAGCTGCTCTTCGACCTTCGCCAACCGCGCCGAGAGGTCCTGCACGGCGGAGCGCAGGTTGGCTACCTCGCCGGCGATGTCGCCGGCAGCCGGGGTGTCGTCGATGTCGCGGACGAAGACGCCCTTGCCCTGCTGGCCGATCACCAGGCCTTCGTTGCGCAGGATGCCGACGGCCATCTTCACCACCGACAGTGAGGCGTCGTACTGCTCGGCGAGCTGTGTGGTGGACGGCAGGGGAGTGCCGGGCGCGAGGGAGCCGCCGCGGATCTGCGCTCGGAGATCGTCGGCGATCTGGAGATAGCCGGGGCGCCCGGTGTTCTTGACCATCGCTGTCCATCACACCACGAAACGGCAACCAAGCCAACCGAGAGGATGTTGACAACTGAGCCAACTAGGTTAACTATGTTGACTAGGACGAATAAGGAGGTCACCTGCCATGCGAACCATCCCGATCCCTGTGGACACCAGCAAGCTCACCATCACCTGCGTCAAGGCCCCGCGGCCGCGCCTGCTCAACAAGGACACCGGCGAGATCAAGACCGACAAGAACGGCAACACCGTCTACGAGGTCACCGTCTCCGTCGAAGACGACAGCGGCCGCATCGAACTCGTCCGCATCGGCATCACCGGAGAGCCGCCCATCACCGCCGGAGACCAGGTCAACGCCGTCGACCTCGTCGGCTACGTGTGGGAGATGTCCGGCCGGTGGGGCATCTCCTACCGCGCCTCGGCCCTGCTCCCCGCACGGGAGAGCGCCCATGTCTGACCTGTACGCCGGGCTCACCGCCCTCGCCCTCCTCGGGGCGGGGCTGTGGGCCTGGCGGCACTGGCACTATCCATCCTTCTGGTACATCGTCGGCTTCCCGATCATCGCCATCTCGGTCCGCGCCTCCTGGCGACGCGTGGCGCTGGGGTGCGGGCTGACCAAGAAGCGGCAACGCTGGTGGTTCACCACCGTGCCCGGCCTGGTCGCCTCGACCGGCATCGTCAAGGTCAAGCGCCGCTTCCAACGGGTCGCCGTGGACACCAAGCCGTTCATGTGGCTGCCGCTGCCGACCCGGCACGGCTGGTGCGTTACCCTCCACACCCTGGAAGGACAGACGCCCGGCGATTACGCGGAGGCGGCCGAACGCCTAGCCCACTCCTGGGGCGTCCATGCTGTCCGGGTCTCCTCGCCGCGGCCTGGTCGGGTGGTGCTGGCCGCGACCATGCGCGACCCGCTCGTCAGGGTCGATCAGCTGCCGCCCTCGCCGGAACTGCTCAAGGTCACCGTGGGACGGCTGGAGACCGGCAAGCCGTGGATCATCGACTTCCGCACCGTGCCGCACTGGATCAACGCCGGGGCCACCCAGTCCGGCAAGTCCAACCTCGCCAACGCCCTGATCGTCGGCCTGGCACCGCAACCGGTGGCGCTGGTCGGCTTCGACCTCAAGGGCGGCGTGGAGTTCACCCCGTACGCGCCCCGGCTCTCAGCCCTGGCCACCTCTCGCACAGAGTCGCTGACCCTGCTGGAGGACCTGGTCGCATTGATGATCGACCGAATGGGGCTGTGCCGTCAGGCCAGTGCCCGCAACATCTGGCAGCTCCCACCCGCCATCCGCCCTGTCCCGGTCGTGGTCCTGATCGATGAGCTGGCCGAGCTGTACCTGATGGCCGACAAGAGCGAGAAAGACGACATCGCTAAAGCATCCACCGCGCTGCTGCGCGTTGCGCAGCTGGGGCGAGCGTTCGGCATCTACCTGTTCTGCTGCGGCCAGCGCATCGGCTCCGACCTCGGCCCCGGCGTCACCGCCCTCCGCGCCCAATGCTCCGGACGCATCTGCCACCGCGTCAACGACCCGGAGACCGCCACCATGACCCTCGGCGACCTCGACCCCGCCGCCCTCGTCTCGGCCCGCGCCATCGCCGCCGAAACACCCGGTGTGGCGATTGTCGCGGGTCAGGACGGCCAGTGGTACCGCGCCCGCTCCTTCTATGTCACCGAGCACACCGCCGAACAGGCCGCTCACGCTCACGCTCACCTCGCCCCGGCCTGGGACGAGATCACCGCCCACCTGCCCAAGCCTGTCAACGCCTGACCCACGAAGGGAGGAACGATGCGACGCTTCGCCTGCTGGCTGCTGGACACCGGCCCGGTCCTCGTCCTGGCCGCCATCGCGGGTGCCGGATCGTTCACCCACATCCGCGACACGGCCAGCGACCATGGTCAAACCGGCTGGATGTCCTGGGCGGTGGCCGTCTGCATCGACCTGACCTGCGTCATGGCCGCCCGCGAACGGCAACGCGACAAGAAGACCGGCCGCAAGCGCCGTGGCCCGATCTCGTGGCCCGTCCTCGTTCTGGCCGGCGGCATCGTCTTGTCCCTGTCCGCCAACCTCGCCCAAGCCGACCCGACCGGGTGGGGCTGGATCACTGCCGCCACCCCCGCGGGCGCGTTCCTCATCGCCGTCTCCATGCTCGAACGCCGCACAACCGGCACCCGTCCCGAACCGTCCCCGGCCCCGGCCCCGGAGACGGCTTTGGCATCCGTCCCGGCGTCGTCCTGCGCTGCCGTCCTCGTCCCGGCCGAGCAGGACGCCGAGGACACCCAGGACGACTGCCAGGACGGTCCGGCCCCGGCTCTAGTCGACTACGCCCGCCGTGTCGCCGACGAACACCGCGCCAAGCACGGCAAGCCCATCACCCGCGACGCTCTCCGCGCCCGCCTGGGCGTGTCCAACCAGCTCGCCTCCGACCTGCTCCGCACCCTGCGGACCGCCTGACCCAGAAAGGAGACCACCCGATGACCCACACCGACCGCACCGCACTCATCAACGGCCTGCTCCACCTGGCCACTTTCCTGGAGACCCACCCCGAGGTACCCGTCTCCTCGCACGTCGTCGTCCACCACTTCCCCGAGCACGACAACGACGCCGACATGCGCGCCGAGATCGACCAGATCGCCGCCCAGACCGGCTCCCGCATCGAGTTCGAGGACTCCCCGTACGGCCACTACGCCACCTCAGTCTGCTTCGGCCCGGTGGAGTACCGCGCTGTGGCCGTCCTGACGGCCGCCCGCGCCCGCCACGCCGCCGAAAGCAGCTACCGGGGTTGCATCCAGTCCGACCCGGCACCCGCCGTCTAAGGAGGACCCGATCATGCGTATCCGTCTCGACGGAACCCGCGCCGAACTCGTCGATGCCCTGTTCCGCTTGCGCCTGAACTTTGCCGTCTCCGGCGTCTCCCGGGCTTACCCCGACCGCAGCAAGCCCCACCATTGGCGTCTGTACGTCACGACCCACCCAAGGGACAAACGGTGAACGTCCCGGACGAGCAGCTCTCAGTGATTCATTACCGCTGCTGCACCTGCAACGGCACCGGTCTGGACAACGACCGCGACCGCTGTCGCGACTGCGACGGCGCCGGCATCGACAACCACGGCGCATAACGCGCAGCGCCCCCGGCCTGGCCGCACATCCGCCAAGACGACTGCCAGGTCGGGGGCCATCCCCTCACCCGAACGAGTGAAAGGAGGTCTCCATCTTGCCCGCATGCACCACCAACGCGCACGCCCTTACGGGCATGATCGCCCGACTCGACGCCCCGGATTTCGACCGCTGGGCCGCACAGATCCGCTCCACCGGCGGCTGCCGCCAGCCCATCCACCTACGAGGAAAAGTCGAACACTACGACCGCGCCACCGGCCGGCTCCTGCACCGCTACACCACCCGCCACGAACCCGACGGCGTCCTGCGCCTGCCCTGCAAGACCCGCCGCGCATCCCGTTGCCCGGCCTGCGCCGAGATCTACCGCGCCGACACGTACCACCTCATCCGCGCGGGGCTGGTCGGCGGCAAGGGCGTCCCGGAGTCAGTGACCACCCACCCGACCTTGTTCGTCACCCTCACTGCGCCGTCCTTCGGCGCGGTCCACGCCCGCCGAGAGAAGGACGGCAGGGTCCAGCCCTGCCACGCCCGCCGCGACGCCAAGACCTGCCCACACGGACGCGTCATGTCCTGCACGGCCAAGCACCGCCCCGACGATCCCCACCTGGGCGAACCGCTGTGCCCGGACTGCTACGACTACACCGGCTCGGTCCTGTTCAACGCCCTGGCACCGCTCCTATGGAAGCGCTTCGCCGACTCGCTACGCCGCCGCCTGGCCAAACTCGGCGGCCTAACCCTCAAAGACCTACGCGAACACCTCACCGTCTCCTTCGCCAAGGTCGCCGAATACCAGCGCCGCGGCGTCGTCCACTTCCACGCCGTCATCCGCCTCGACGGCCCCGGCGGCCCCATCGCGCCACCACCGCACTGGGCCACCGAAGACGTCCTGACCCAAGCCGTCCATCACGCCGCACACGTCGTCAGCGCGCTCGTCCCCGCCATCGATGATCAACCGGCTCGCCTCTTCAAGTGGGGTCAACAGCTCGACATCCGTCCCATCTCTCTCAACGGCGACCTCAATGAGCAAGCCGTCGCAGGATACGTGGCCAAGTACGCCACCAAGGCAGCCGAATGCGTCGGCACCGTAGACCGTCGCATCAACCCACTCGACAACCTCGACGCCTACAACCTGCGCGACCACGCCGGCCGCCTCATAGCCGAATGCCTTCGCCTGGGATCTATACAGGACCTGGCCGATCTACGGCTCACACAGTGGGCCCACATGCTCGGCTTCCGAGGTCACTTCTCCACCCGATCCCGCCGCTACTCCACCACCCTCGGCGAACTCCGTGCCGCCCGCAAACGCCACGCGCGCGACCACGAGGTCAGCACCGGCCGCCTGCTCCTCTTCGAGGAGGACACCGTCCTCGTGATCAGCGAATGGACCTACGCAGGCAAGGGTTACAGCCTCGGAGACCAAGTCATCGCCGCCGCCCTCACCGGCACTCCACTGGGAGGACCGTATGAGCGCTGAACTCCTCACCGTGCCCGAGGCAATGGCGGCCCTCAAGATCAGTCGATGGACCCTCTACAACCTCATCCGTTCCGGCGAACTCGGCTCCGTCATCGTCGGCGAACGGTGCCGGCGCATCCCCGCCTCGGCCCTCGACGCCTACGTGACCCGACTCTGCGAGGAGGCCGCCTGATGCCTACCAAGACCGCTATCGCCACCCCGGAAGAGCCCAAGCGCCCCCACAAGAGTCGCCGCACCCGCGCCAACAACGAGGGCTCGATCTTCCCGTACAAGAACGGCTGGGCAGGCTACGTCTGGGTCACTACCCCGGAGGGCAATAAGACCCGCAAGTGGGCCTATGGCAAGACTCGCGAGGAGACCTACGAGAAGTGGCTCAAGCTCCATGAGCAGGCTCGCAAGGGACCTGTGGCCACCAAGCATGAGACGGTGGCCGCCTTCGTGAAGCGGTGGCTCGCCGAAGTCATCGAGCCCAACCGCGAGCCCACCACGTACGTGGCGTACGAACCGCTGGTCCGGCTGTACATCATCCCCGGCCTAGGCAAGAAGCGCCTCGACAAGCTCACCGTCCGGGACGTGCAAGCTTGGCTGAACACCTTGCCCACGCTCTGTACCTGCTGCACCCAACGAAAGGATCACAAACGACCGGAGCACAAGCGGCGGTGCTGCTCGATCGGCAAGTGCTGCAAGGGCTATCTCTCCCGCAGCAGCATCGCCGGCGTCCGTAGGGTCCTGAGGTCGGCGCTCGGCCACGCCCTGCGGGAAGAACTGGTCACGAAGAACGTCGCCTCGTTGACCACACTCCCGAGCGCTACCAAGACCAAGAAGAAGCGCCAGCATGGGGTGTGGAGCGTCGATGAGGCACGCAGATTCCTCAAACACCTTCGGGAGGTTGATGACCCGCTCTACGGCGCGTACGTGCTCATTCTCGTCCTGGGCCTTCGTCGTGGGGAGGTTCTCGGGCTCACATGGGACTGCGTGGACCTGGCCGGTGAACAGCTCTGGATCTCACGCCAGCTCACGCGAGTCGGAGGTCGGCTCCTCCACCGGGAGACGACCAAGACCGAGGACTCGACCGCCTCACTGCCGCTGTTCGGCCTCTGCGTCTCAGCGCTCCGGCACCGCCGGCGCGTCCAGGAGGAGGCCCGTAAGGTGGCCGGGGACCAATGGAAGACCTCGGACCTGACGTTCACAACTCGGACGGGGACGCCGATCGAGCCGCGGAACTTCAACCGGGCCTTCGAGAGCCACTGCCGCCGTGCGGGCGTCCCACGCATCCGCGTGCACGACACCCGGCACACCTGTGCGTCGCTCCTGGCCGCCCTCGACGTCCACCCGCGTGTGGCGATGCGCATCCTGCGGCACTCACAGATCTCGATGACCATGGATGTTTACACCCAGGTCCCAAGCCCGGAAACCCGTAGGGCGCTTGACCGGCTCAATAAGAGCCTCGACCGCGCAAGCGAGACGTAACTAATCTTGCGTTCCGCAAAGGCCCTTTGGGATCGCCTCAAAGGGCCTTTGTGCGTGCATGGGCCCTTCTCGTAGCCGAGAAGATATGTCGGACTGGCTACGGTGACCATTTGACTTTTCGTCCTTTGTGATTCAAAGGAATGAGGATTCCGGCGAGTCGCTAGTTCAACTTTCGTGCCGAACGCAGCGGAGGGCGAATGACGCACCCTGTGAATTGTGAGCGCGCTCAGAGGCATCACTGCGGATGTTCCGCATGTGGCGGGGCACAGCACGGCTGGACCTACGGCCTGATGTTGGCTCGAGACCCCTCTCCCGTTGCTCGTCAAGAGGCAAGAGACCGCAGCGACTGCGACTGGGCTGCAACCCAACCTCCCAAGGGGCCGCACGGGCGCAGCGCACGGCCAGGTGCTCCAGGGCGCCGGGCAGCCAACGATCGAGGTAGTCGCATGCGTGGTGATCGGTGCGCTCTTCCCACAATTAGGCGGTGCGCCAGGCGCAATAGAGGCTGCTCACCTCTTCGATCACATCCCAGTGCCGTGGCCAGCAGCGCGGGACCATCCGTGTTCCGCCGCAGGCCAGGCGAACAGCACATCGCGCACCCAATCGGCCAGCTCGGCAAGCCACTCCGCCTTCTGCCGGTGGGTCATCCGGGGTCAGCACCACGGGGGGCGGATCACTTCCCTCCTGTGGTGATCCGCCCCACCCGCGGCTCTGGGCCGTTCGGCTGGCCGGCCCCACGGTGGCTACGGACATGTGAGCAAGGCTCTCTTAATCGCTGCGTCTTCGTCACTACTTGCTCGATGATACACGCGTACGCTTTCTCCAACCCTTTTCCAGCTATCGTCGCTAAGGTTGGACCATTTCGGCCCTCTGATCTCGAGGGAATCGTTTGTCAGCTTGTCGATCTCAAGGACAGACGCGTTGCCCTCGATCAGTGTGGGACCATAAACCCGATACTGAGAATCATCGGAGAGGCATCTCTCGCTGTTCAGATGGATTAGGATATGATACCCGTCCTTTGTAAAGACCTCTGTAGGAGTAATTTCAGGGAACGTCTCTCGACCATCAGAGCAGTCGCTATCTTGGCCTTCGA from Nonomuraea polychroma encodes the following:
- a CDS encoding helix-turn-helix domain-containing protein, producing MNDNLRHALATARLQPTDLAAALAVDPKTVHRWLKGRIPYPRHRWAVADLLHVDEADLWPQVAPRQRALSTEVQAVYPHRWAVPHPVWRDLFQSANENIGILAYSALFIAEDPGLLHILADRASVGVNVRILLGDPTSPEVATRGTDEGIGPDVMSARIRNALALYRPLMADEGIEIRLHHTVLYSSIYRADDDLLVNTHAYATPAADAPVMHLHHTDAHGPARTYLTCFKRVWDTSQPYRHDG
- a CDS encoding GntR family transcriptional regulator, whose protein sequence is MPTAADPVAAGKWLTGGRVYTQIADRLREQIATGAFRPGEALPSEAALCEKFGVARNTVRRGLALLEGEGLVRTVPSKGRIVTVAGGQAAPYRYQVIAAELRARIEDGQLPPGGALPSEADLRRHYAASRNTVRQALAVLERDGLVVAEHGRGRFVSRSE
- a CDS encoding HD domain-containing protein; its protein translation is MSDVGQAEWARDLAENLLAETLPRRWAHTQGVAQRAASLAPILGEETDTLIAAAYLHDVGYAPDLVDTGFHPLDGARYLRDVAKADDTLCRLVAHHSCAVNEALERKLFDALTAEFDEERPELVEALTYCDMTTDPDGTHLDVT
- a CDS encoding DUF6000 family protein, producing the protein MRLPIPPDDQMMALAKRYVSPGMGNVRRYLKLLHGNFLTLPTPAFLWFARSLARDARNIADDDLRVLLDSEWRARLTAAWLIGMDRRTQFREELGELLLESELLYAGQGYCFALARFGEERDAEILTAYLDRWLPETSWPYNQDDAMGALLYLDELHSAERSARFLIPGGLWQSSAVADVDPAGQKEYIGLICEFAASCMSGNLARWLPKRRHAQ
- a CDS encoding class I SAM-dependent methyltransferase, translated to MTAAGFLETTRSAYDARAAEYSALFRDPLADQPLDRALIDTFADLVKATDAGPIADLGCGPGHYTAYLHARGLPVLGIDLAPGMVEQARQEHPGIRFEVGSMFALELADGSVGGVFSHYSIIHTPPERVHELFDEFSRVLAPGGHVLLSFSATDEPSPQVAESYDHVVALAYRWSTDMISGMLRERSIIETARLVFSGDQDARRGFPRVFLLASKTG
- a CDS encoding NUDIX hydrolase, with the protein product MGQRIDFYDDPDAPEPNSLVPSVNVIVTNQVGDLLMIRRTDNDNWAVPGGAIDLGESIPAAAVRETLEETGITCEITGLVGTYSDPRHVILYTSNGEARQEFSILLTARAVHGEPTPSDESREVRWIPRDQVAELQMDRSMQMRIEHYLTGTGLPYIG
- a CDS encoding helix-turn-helix transcriptional regulator — its product is MGNERLRAALLQKGVSVVELAEAIQVDPKTAERWITQGRQPYRRHRFATASYLGVDESYLWPEALTREQVASASESEIVHVYPHRWAVPRDTWGRLFAEASQEIGILVYSGLFLADDAGMVRLLGDKPTQAYGYGSSSATPTAPR
- a CDS encoding winged helix-turn-helix domain-containing protein — protein: MVKNTGRPGYLQIADDLRAQIRGGSLAPGTPLPSTTQLAEQYDASLSVVKMAVGILRNEGLVIGQQGKGVFVRDIDDTPAAGDIAGEVANLRSAVQDLSARLAKVEEQLATSTTRRSGRSSR
- a CDS encoding FtsK/SpoIIIE domain-containing protein; its protein translation is MSDLYAGLTALALLGAGLWAWRHWHYPSFWYIVGFPIIAISVRASWRRVALGCGLTKKRQRWWFTTVPGLVASTGIVKVKRRFQRVAVDTKPFMWLPLPTRHGWCVTLHTLEGQTPGDYAEAAERLAHSWGVHAVRVSSPRPGRVVLAATMRDPLVRVDQLPPSPELLKVTVGRLETGKPWIIDFRTVPHWINAGATQSGKSNLANALIVGLAPQPVALVGFDLKGGVEFTPYAPRLSALATSRTESLTLLEDLVALMIDRMGLCRQASARNIWQLPPAIRPVPVVVLIDELAELYLMADKSEKDDIAKASTALLRVAQLGRAFGIYLFCCGQRIGSDLGPGVTALRAQCSGRICHRVNDPETATMTLGDLDPAALVSARAIAAETPGVAIVAGQDGQWYRARSFYVTEHTAEQAAHAHAHLAPAWDEITAHLPKPVNA
- a CDS encoding DUF2637 domain-containing protein → MRRFACWLLDTGPVLVLAAIAGAGSFTHIRDTASDHGQTGWMSWAVAVCIDLTCVMAARERQRDKKTGRKRRGPISWPVLVLAGGIVLSLSANLAQADPTGWGWITAATPAGAFLIAVSMLERRTTGTRPEPSPAPAPETALASVPASSCAAVLVPAEQDAEDTQDDCQDGPAPALVDYARRVADEHRAKHGKPITRDALRARLGVSNQLASDLLRTLRTA